Proteins from a single region of Desulfobacteraceae bacterium:
- a CDS encoding NAD-binding protein, whose protein sequence is MDAKKFRTAILLFAGTISFGTLGYYYFEGMTLFDAFYMTVITISTVGFSEIKPLTTVGRSITVVVIMMGIGVGGYTVGMIARSFIEGELRIFFGRRKLEKRIAALANHFIICGYGRIGRIISAELADDKIPFVVIEQDGKSIEHLQKHGYLWLQMDATSEEALLAAGIKRAKGLVTALPSDAHNVFITLTAKGLRPDIFILSRASDHGNEDKLKRAGATRVVSPYLIGGRRMAQVLKRPTVVDFIDIAMMERHLGLMMEEAKIGSQSQLIGKNIMASNLRRDFGVIVVAIKNAAGDMIFNPGPGETLNAGDVIVVLGKMENLERMRAVL, encoded by the coding sequence ATGGACGCCAAAAAATTTCGGACGGCTATCCTCCTTTTCGCCGGCACCATCTCATTTGGTACGCTGGGCTACTACTATTTTGAAGGGATGACGCTCTTCGACGCCTTCTACATGACCGTCATCACCATCAGCACGGTGGGTTTTTCGGAGATCAAGCCCCTGACCACCGTCGGTCGAAGCATCACCGTGGTGGTGATCATGATGGGGATCGGTGTGGGCGGCTACACGGTCGGGATGATTGCCCGCAGCTTCATCGAGGGTGAACTGCGGATATTTTTCGGGAGAAGAAAGTTGGAAAAAAGGATTGCGGCGCTGGCCAATCACTTCATCATCTGCGGCTACGGTCGAATCGGCCGGATAATTTCCGCCGAGCTGGCCGATGACAAGATTCCCTTTGTGGTCATCGAACAGGACGGCAAGTCCATCGAACACCTGCAGAAGCATGGGTATCTGTGGCTTCAGATGGATGCGACCTCCGAGGAGGCGCTCCTTGCCGCCGGCATCAAGCGCGCCAAGGGGCTGGTGACCGCGCTGCCTTCCGATGCCCACAACGTCTTCATCACCCTCACGGCCAAGGGCCTGCGGCCGGACATTTTCATTCTCTCGCGGGCCTCGGACCACGGCAACGAGGACAAGCTCAAACGGGCGGGGGCCACGCGCGTCGTTTCACCCTATCTGATCGGCGGCCGCCGCATGGCCCAGGTGCTCAAGCGCCCCACGGTGGTGGATTTTATCGATATTGCCATGATGGAGCGCCATCTGGGGCTGATGATGGAGGAGGCCAAGATTGGCTCGCAATCGCAGCTGATCGGCAAAAACATCATGGCCAGCAACCTGCGCCGGGATTTTGGCGTAATCGTGGTGGCCATCAAGAATGCCGCAGGCGATATGATTTTCAACCCCGGGCCCGGGGAAACTCTCAACGCGGGCGACGTGATCGTGGTGCTCGGCAAGATGGAAAACCTCGAGCGCATGCGCGCGGTGCTGTGA
- the ftsH gene encoding ATP-dependent zinc metalloprotease FtsH yields the protein MQKEHKFSLWYALLGIWLVLLIQQSIVSVMEIPVIPYSKFLQLLKENKITEVAITANQIQGKMIDETAEGGTPKRFRTVRVDPEISTLLDQYGVIFKGQIESTFLRDLFSWVVPVLFFFGIWYFFMKRMAGQQPGFMALGKNKAKIYVESDLNISFEDVAGVDEAKQELVEVVEFLKEPGRFTSLGGKMPKGVLLVGPPGTGKTLLARAVAGESGVPFFSMSGSEFVEMFVGLGAARVRDLFEQAKQKAPCIIFIDELDALGKARGIGPVAGHDEREQTLNQLLVEMDGFDPNVGVILMAATNRPEILDPALLRPGRFDRQVLVDRPDKLGREAILRIHLRGIKAEPELDVEKLAAMTPGMVGADLANLVNEAALLAVRRDKQAVGMPEFEEAVERVVAGLEKKNRLINPEERRIIAYHELGHAVVALSLPGTDPVQKISIIPRGIAALGYTMQVPTEDRFLMKKTELLNKIATLLGGRAAESTVFGDISTGAHNDLARATDIATSMVKEYGMSEKVGQVYFAREKRARFLDIAPQGSLDYSETTAQLIDAEIREIINAQYARALEIVAKNRAVLDKGAELLLKREKIDGAELKTLMAEA from the coding sequence ATGCAGAAAGAGCACAAATTTTCCCTTTGGTACGCCCTTCTTGGCATCTGGCTCGTGCTGCTGATCCAGCAATCGATCGTATCGGTCATGGAAATCCCGGTGATCCCCTACAGCAAGTTTCTGCAGCTGCTGAAAGAGAACAAGATCACCGAGGTGGCCATCACGGCCAACCAGATCCAGGGGAAAATGATCGACGAAACGGCCGAAGGCGGCACCCCCAAGCGATTTCGCACCGTCCGGGTGGACCCCGAAATCTCCACCCTCCTGGATCAATACGGGGTGATCTTCAAAGGCCAGATCGAGTCGACCTTCCTGCGCGACCTGTTCTCATGGGTCGTCCCGGTTCTTTTCTTCTTTGGCATCTGGTACTTTTTCATGAAGCGCATGGCCGGTCAGCAGCCGGGCTTCATGGCGCTGGGCAAGAACAAGGCCAAAATCTACGTTGAAAGCGATCTGAACATCAGCTTCGAAGACGTCGCCGGTGTCGACGAGGCCAAGCAGGAACTGGTGGAGGTGGTTGAATTTCTGAAAGAGCCGGGGCGTTTCACCTCCCTGGGCGGCAAGATGCCCAAGGGCGTCCTGCTGGTGGGGCCGCCCGGGACGGGCAAGACGCTGCTGGCCAGGGCGGTTGCCGGCGAAAGCGGCGTGCCGTTTTTCAGCATGAGCGGCTCGGAGTTTGTGGAGATGTTCGTGGGCCTGGGAGCGGCCCGGGTGCGGGACCTCTTCGAACAGGCCAAACAGAAAGCGCCCTGCATCATCTTCATCGACGAACTCGACGCTTTGGGCAAAGCCCGCGGCATCGGCCCGGTGGCCGGCCATGACGAACGCGAACAGACCCTCAACCAGCTGCTGGTGGAAATGGACGGCTTCGACCCCAACGTGGGCGTTATCCTGATGGCCGCCACCAACCGCCCCGAAATCCTCGACCCGGCGCTGCTGCGACCCGGGCGCTTCGATCGCCAGGTGCTGGTGGACCGACCCGACAAGCTGGGCCGCGAGGCCATCCTGCGGATCCACCTCAGGGGGATCAAGGCCGAACCGGAGCTCGATGTGGAGAAGCTGGCCGCCATGACACCCGGCATGGTGGGGGCCGACCTCGCCAACCTGGTCAACGAGGCCGCCCTGCTGGCCGTCCGACGGGACAAGCAGGCGGTGGGCATGCCCGAGTTCGAAGAGGCGGTGGAGCGCGTGGTGGCCGGTCTGGAGAAAAAAAACCGGCTGATCAACCCCGAGGAGCGCCGGATCATCGCCTACCACGAACTGGGCCACGCCGTCGTCGCCCTGAGCCTGCCGGGAACCGACCCGGTTCAGAAAATATCGATCATCCCGCGGGGCATCGCCGCCCTGGGCTACACCATGCAGGTGCCCACCGAAGACCGCTTCCTGATGAAAAAAACCGAGCTGCTCAATAAAATCGCCACCCTCCTGGGAGGCCGGGCGGCGGAGTCGACCGTTTTCGGCGACATCTCCACCGGCGCCCACAACGACCTCGCCCGGGCTACCGACATCGCCACCAGCATGGTCAAGGAGTACGGGATGAGCGAAAAAGTCGGCCAGGTTTACTTCGCCCGCGAGAAGCGCGCCCGTTTCCTGGACATCGCCCCCCAGGGGTCCCTGGACTACAGCGAAACCACCGCCCAGCTGATCGACGCCGAGATCCGCGAGATCATCAACGCCCAGTACGCCCGGGCGCTGGAGATCGTGGCAAAAAACCGCGCGGTGCTGGACAAGGGGGCCGAACTGCTGCTGAAGCGCGAAAAAATCGACGGCGCGGAGCTCAAGACCCTGATGGCGGAAGCCTGA
- a CDS encoding cyclase family protein gives MAAKPIDLTHLLDVDTPVLAGDPPLLRHTLLHHGRDGCHLERISLGTHTGTHLDAPFHFFADGDRLDALPVSRLVGAGVRLDLTGRREDSPICAAELRKVAPQLIPGDFVLLMTGWDRFWGTPRYFRHPYLAPDCGRWLVDCGAGLVGLDTPSPDRSSGAQGDHPVHRMLLGGGVLIVENLCGLRRIPLLRGNYAFLPLKLKGADGAPLRAVFLGT, from the coding sequence ATGGCGGCCAAACCCATCGACCTGACCCACCTTTTGGATGTGGACACCCCCGTCTTGGCGGGCGACCCGCCGCTGCTGCGGCACACCTTGTTGCACCACGGGCGGGACGGCTGCCACCTGGAGCGCATTTCTTTGGGAACCCACACCGGCACCCACCTGGATGCCCCCTTCCATTTTTTTGCAGACGGCGATCGGCTGGACGCCCTGCCGGTAAGCCGGCTGGTGGGCGCCGGCGTGCGGCTGGATCTCACCGGGCGCCGGGAGGACAGCCCGATATGCGCCGCGGAGTTGAGAAAGGTGGCGCCGCAACTGATACCGGGCGATTTCGTGCTGCTGATGACCGGCTGGGACCGTTTCTGGGGAACGCCGCGCTATTTTCGGCACCCATATCTGGCGCCGGATTGCGGGAGATGGCTGGTGGATTGCGGGGCCGGGCTGGTGGGGCTGGACACCCCCAGCCCGGACCGCTCCAGCGGCGCTCAGGGGGACCACCCCGTTCACCGGATGCTTTTGGGCGGCGGGGTCCTGATCGTCGAGAACCTCTGCGGGCTGCGGCGGATACCGTTGCTCCGGGGTAATTATGCCTTCCTGCCGCTGAAGCTCAAAGGGGCGGACGGCGCCCCGCTGCGGGCCGTTTTTCTGGGCACCTGA
- the argF gene encoding ornithine carbamoyltransferase: MRHLISLKDWSTAEITAILDLADALKAAPEKYQDALQRRMLVMIFEKPSLRTRVSFETGICQMGGDAIFYDMASSPLAAGKETIGDMVKVLSRYADLLMARLFEHRHMEELAANAGIPVINGLTNFNHPCQVLADLQTIREKKGALAGLTLAYLGDANNNVTHSLLYGCPKMGVSIRVGCPADPSASPLPAVVADASAAGGATGATVLVTHDPAEAVAGADVVYTDSWMSYHIPKSEMAQRVRQFMPYQVSVKLMAQAAADAIFMNCLPAMRGYEQAAEVIDDPQAVVFDQAENRLHAQKAVMLRLLGKA; the protein is encoded by the coding sequence ATGCGCCATTTGATTTCCCTCAAGGATTGGTCGACCGCTGAGATAACGGCCATCCTGGATCTGGCCGATGCCCTCAAGGCTGCGCCCGAAAAGTACCAGGATGCCCTGCAGCGCCGGATGCTGGTGATGATTTTCGAAAAACCCAGCCTGCGCACCCGGGTTTCGTTTGAAACCGGCATCTGCCAGATGGGCGGCGATGCGATCTTCTACGACATGGCCAGCTCGCCCCTGGCGGCCGGCAAGGAGACCATCGGCGACATGGTGAAAGTGCTCAGCCGCTATGCCGATCTGCTCATGGCGCGCCTCTTCGAGCACCGCCACATGGAGGAGTTGGCCGCCAACGCCGGGATCCCGGTCATCAACGGGCTGACCAACTTCAACCACCCCTGCCAGGTCCTGGCGGACCTTCAGACCATTCGCGAAAAGAAGGGCGCCCTGGCCGGCCTCACCCTGGCCTATCTGGGGGACGCCAACAACAACGTGACCCATTCCCTACTCTACGGCTGCCCCAAGATGGGGGTCAGCATCCGCGTCGGCTGCCCGGCCGACCCGAGCGCCAGCCCGCTGCCGGCGGTGGTGGCCGATGCCTCCGCCGCCGGCGGGGCCACCGGCGCCACGGTCTTGGTGACCCACGACCCGGCGGAAGCCGTGGCCGGGGCGGACGTGGTCTACACCGATTCCTGGATGAGCTACCATATCCCCAAATCGGAAATGGCCCAGCGCGTCCGGCAGTTCATGCCCTACCAGGTCAGCGTCAAGCTCATGGCCCAGGCCGCCGCCGACGCCATCTTCATGAACTGTCTGCCGGCCATGCGCGGCTACGAGCAGGCCGCCGAGGTGATCGATGATCCCCAGGCGGTGGTTTTCGACCAGGCCGAGAACCGCCTGCATGCCCAGAAGGCCGTCATGCTGCGCCTGCTGGGCAAGGCCTGA